Proteins from a single region of Trichoderma asperellum chromosome 3, complete sequence:
- a CDS encoding uncharacterized protein (EggNog:ENOG41~TransMembrane:12 (i21-39o75-97i109-131o137-154i166-184o204-221i298-318o333-354i361-381o401-423i435-454o466-484i)): MAVLNEKLAKYNAANKLYKSSLLNTVCLVAGLSIFFFGYDQGLMGGVNTTRDYAERMGFGHWDEDQNIVVVDKPLLQGGIVAVYYLPGTLFGCLLGGWLGDRYGRIKTIAVACIWSIFGATLQSAAMNANWMFCARVLNGIGTGILNAITPVWATETAAHTSRGQFVSIEFTLNIFGVVVAYWLEFGTSKYHDNTSSFIWRFPIAFQILPLLVLFVVIWFMPESPRWLVKVGREEEARFILGRLRGNEGEDAIQAESEYQDIVNIRNLEKDTSTQQSYFNMLFGIGSGKLHTGRRVQLVIWLQILQEWIGIAGITIYGPEIFSIAGISSEDRLWVSGINNITYMFATLICVFTLDRIGRRWTLYWGAIGQGICMFVAGGLARATINAEGQGNQKQIGGAATFFVFLYTAIFGATWLTVPWLYPAEIFPLQVRAKGNAWGVVGWSIGNGWTVLLLPTIFNRLNEKTLYIFGAVNVLSIIVVWALYPESNQRTLEEMDLVFASDSIWAWEAERNFAKLKEENPQLVQGSTVVTDIEHAAPAKM; encoded by the exons ATGGCCGTGCTCAATGAAAAGCTGGCCAAATACAATGCAGCCAATAAGCTGTACAAAAGTTCTTTGTTAAATACTGTCTGTCTTGTTGCTGGATTgtcaattttcttctttggctatGACCAAGGATTAATGGGCGGCGTCAATACGACGCGCGATTATGCCGAACGCATGGGCTTTGGTCATTGGGATGAAGACCAAAACATTGTTGTCGTTGATAAGCCTTTATTGCAGGGAGGCATAGTTGCTGTGTACTATCTTCCTGGTACGCTGTTCGGATGTCTTCTTGGCGGCTGGCTTGGCGATCGCTATGGTCGCATCAAGACTATTGCCGTGGCTTGTATTTGGAGTATCTTTGGAGCTACTCTGCAGTCAGCAGCTATGAACGCAAACTGGATGTTTTGTG CACGCGTATTAAATGGCATTGGGACTGGAATTCTGAATGCCATCACACCAGTTTGGGCAACCGAGACGGCTGCCCATACCTCCCGAGGGCAGTTTGTGTCTATTGAGTTTACCTTGAACATATTTGGTGTTGTTGTAGCATACTGGCTGGAATT TGGTACTTCCAAATATCACGACAACACATCGTCATTTATTTGGAGATTTCCCATCGCATTTCAGATTCTGCCTCTCCTGGTCCTTTTCGTCGTTATATGGTTCATGCCAGAATCTCCTCGCTGGCTTGTGAAAGTCGGccgtgaagaagaagctcgctTTATACTAGGCCGCCTTCGAGGAAATGAAGGTGAAGACGCTATTCAAGCAGAGTCAGAGTATCAAGATATCGTAAACATACGAAACCTTGAAAAAGACACATCAACTCAGCAAAGCTATTTCAACATGCTTTTCGGCATCGGTTCTGGGAAGCTGCACACTGGCCGACGCGTTCAGCTTGTCATTTGGCTCCAGATATTGCAAGAATGGATTGGCATTGCAGGCATAACAATTTATGGGCCTGAGATATTCAGCATTGCCGGGATAAGCTCAGAAGACAGACTCTGGGTTAGCGGTATCAACAACATCACATATATG TTTGCGACGTTAATCTGCGTCTTTACTCTCGATCGCATTGGCCGCCGCTGGACTCTATACTGGGGAGCGATTGGACAAGGGATTTGCATGTTCGTAGCAGGCGGCCTTGCTCGGGCAACGATTAATGCCGAAGGACAAGGCAACCAAAAGCAAATTGGTGGAGCAGCGacattttttgttttcctctaCACCGCGATATTTGGTGCCACCTGGCTCACTGTTCCCTGGCTATACCCTGCAGAAATCTTCCCCTTGCAGGTTAGAGCCAAGGGAAATGCTTGGGGTGTTGTCGGTTGGTCTATTGGCAATGGCTGGACT GTATTACTGCTTCCCACTATTTTCAACCGACTGAACGAGAAGACTCTATACATATTTGGGGCTGTTAATGTGCTATCCATTATTGTCGTTTGGGCGCTGTATCCTGAGTCGAATCAGCGCACATTGGAAGAAATGGATCTTGTCTTTGCCAGCGACAGCATATGGGCTTGGGAGGCCGAGCGCAATTTTGCTAAGCTAAAGGAAGAGAATCCTCAGTTGGTTCAAGGTTCCACCGTGGTTACAGATATAGAACACGCTGCCCCGGCAAAGATGTAA
- a CDS encoding uncharacterized protein (EggNog:ENOG41), translating to MQGGLDDLLTDKAKANFPEEISAQVAKAVNPAPSDNENTESQTKKELGEEKSSLGLPDLFNDLEMDCTAYRAVGELFFHFNLYKPAEVMCNKAKNSFHSGDNNTERFKISILQCNVLLKLHKKEIAFETILECVKGIETVNVPTSLKRLALLAKAKVETKLGMREAAAESYTQAKLIDPTGLTPGNALVSELNLFEKASDHAGYIRTLKSWSSNDRLTWMAWNYCNEGDDRHEELRALAIKEGEAEFIIEAYKDAIQFLDRLNSGAPMRLELSLTYFRVVGDLENARKYLNEIFASTSNGETYAITDEEPQTTLQRAVDAMSDVLYETFRASRDPNVKAEALAALKGLMDRPLSLAVPMYTSLDLVHRRIVIASMCLKMGQGSEFQERLQSILDDCFAGLNDKVSWNDGQNLEKLGHALMVLSKAIPEGQDIQRYARIVISAMFSKITFVPDEEDESDSDSDSGSDSDSDSDSGDGSSDDADVKPEGGMVAFEWISPFETIASLRSGKASAPKDEGDLGNPGIVAYSCDGGICSPIAGYAWWGDSVVHYCTECSTTLICEICYNARHHPEKVGSPNVMRFCDKGHNYIRLPVEGWRGIKDGILRLDGEEPVKFDDFLNHLQKEVCKDAWDRFWAGA from the coding sequence ATGCAGGGCGGACTTGATGATCTTCTTACCGACAAAGCCAAAGCAAACTTCCCAGAAGAAATTTCGGCGCAAGTGGCCAAAGCCGTGAATCCGGCCCCCAGCGATAACGAAAACACTGAATCTCAGACCAAGAAAGAGCTTggcgaagagaagagctcACTAGGCTTGCCTGACCTCTTCAACGACCTTGAAATGGATTGTACTGCATATCGGGCTGTGGGAGAGCTTTTCTTCCATTTTAACCTGTATAAACCTGCAGAAGTAATGTGCAATAAAGCGAAGAATTCTTTCCACTCTGGAGACAACAATACGGAAAGATTTAAGATATCAATCCTACAATGCAATGTTCTGCTGAAACTACACAAAAAAGAGATCGCTTTCGAAACTATTCTGGAGTGTGTCAAGGGCATTGAGACTGTCAATGTTCCTACCTCACTCAAACGTCTAGCTCTGttggcaaaggcaaaggTCGAAACGAAGCTAGGGATGCGCGAAGCCGCAGCTGAATCTTACACTCAAGCAAAATTGATTGATCCTACGGGGCTAACTCCAGGCAATGCTCTTGTTAGTGAACTCAATTTGTTTGAGAAAGCATCTGATCACGCTGGGTACATTCGAAcattgaagagctggagTTCCAATGACAGGCTGACTTGGATGGCCTGGAATTATTGCAACGAAGGCGACGATCGCCATGAAGAACTTCGAGCCCTCGCCATTAAAGAGGGCGAAGCTGAATTTATTATTGAGGCCTATAAGGATGCTATTCAATTCCTAGATCGACTGAATTCGGGTGCTCCTATGCGCCTCGAGCTCTCGTTGACCTATTTTAGAGTGGTTGGTGATCTTGAGAATGCTCGCAAATACTTAAACGAGATATTTGCAAGCACCTCTAACGGAGAAACGTATGCCATAACAGACGAGGAGCCACAAACTACTCTCCAGCGAGCGGTGGATGCCATGTCTGACGTCTTGTATGAAACATTTCGAGCCTCGCGTGATCCGAACGTTAAAGCAGAGGCGCTTGCAGCACTTAAAGGGTTGATGGATAGGCCACTCTCTTTGGCCGTGCCAATGTACACAAGCTTGGACCTAGTTCATCGCCGAATCGTCATTGCGTCGATGTGCTTGAAGATGGGTCAAGGTAGCGAATTTCAAGAGCGGCTTCAAAGCATTCTTGATGACTGCTTCGCTGGTCTAAACGATAAAGTTTCGTGGAACGATGGCCAGAATTTGGAAAAGTTGGGCCATGCCCTCATGGTTTTGAGCAAAGCTATTCCAGAGGGGCAGGATATTCAACGATATGCGCGAATCGTCATATCTGCCATGTTTTCAAAAATTACTTTCGTTCcagatgaggaagacgaaTCGGATTCTGACTCTGACTCGGGTTCCGACTCGGACTCAGACTCGGACTCAGGAGATGGATCCagcgatgatgctgatgtaAAACCCGAGGGAGGAATGGTAGCCTTTGAATGGATATCACCTTTTGAAACCATAGCTAGCCTCAGAAGCGGAAAGGCGTCGGCACcaaaagatgaaggagaCCTTGGTAATCCCGGCATTGTTGCATACAGCTGTGATGGAGGTATATGCAGCCCCATAGCCGGATACGCCTGGTGGGGAGACTCGGTTGTTCATTACTGCACGGAATGCTCCACCACGCTGATTTGCGAGATATGCTACAACGCTAGACACCACCCTGAGAAGGTGGGATCGCCTAACGTGATGCGTTTTTGCGATAAAGGGCATAATTACATCAGGCTCCCAGTAGAGGGCTGGCGGGGCATAAAAGACGGTATACTGAGGCTGGACGGAGAAGAGCCAGTTAAGTTTGATGACTTTCTCAATCACTTGCAGAAAGAGGTTTGTAAAGATGCTTGGGATCGATTTTGGGCAGGAGCTTGA